One genomic region from Jiangella sp. DSM 45060 encodes:
- a CDS encoding TAXI family TRAP transporter solute-binding subunit, with amino-acid sequence MRRLLAVVAAAVTLAGGCLHETSPAAAPVVVAGGGTTGVYYAYGDRLAGELGGRLGVDAGVVETAGSVENLGRVAAGEALLGFTAADAAADAVAGRAPFEEPLPIRAVARLYDDLVHVVVPAGSDVDELADLRGRRVSLGAVGSGTELIARRLLAAAGVDEGELVADPLGIDGSIAALLAGELDAFFWSGGLPTPGVAELARTQPIRLLELTKEAAVVSRAYDGVYRQAVVPAGAYDLTAPVTTLAVPNILVTGADADDALIAEVTATLFERRAAIAADVGAAAQLNGRRAIYTGPVELHPGALRHYRALKP; translated from the coding sequence ATGAGGCGGCTGCTGGCCGTCGTCGCCGCCGCCGTCACGCTCGCCGGCGGGTGCCTGCACGAGACGTCGCCCGCGGCCGCCCCGGTCGTGGTGGCCGGCGGCGGCACCACCGGCGTCTACTACGCGTACGGCGACCGGCTGGCCGGCGAGCTGGGCGGACGGCTCGGCGTCGACGCCGGGGTGGTCGAGACGGCCGGGTCGGTGGAGAACCTCGGCCGGGTGGCGGCCGGCGAGGCGCTGCTCGGCTTCACCGCCGCCGACGCCGCCGCGGACGCCGTCGCGGGGCGGGCACCGTTCGAGGAGCCGCTGCCGATCCGGGCGGTGGCCCGGCTCTACGACGACCTCGTGCACGTGGTGGTGCCGGCCGGGTCCGACGTCGACGAGCTGGCCGACCTGCGCGGCCGCCGGGTGTCGCTGGGCGCCGTCGGCTCCGGCACCGAGCTCATCGCGCGGCGGCTGCTGGCCGCGGCCGGCGTCGACGAGGGCGAGCTGGTGGCCGACCCGCTCGGCATCGACGGGTCGATCGCGGCGCTGCTGGCCGGCGAGCTGGACGCGTTCTTCTGGTCCGGCGGGCTGCCGACGCCGGGCGTGGCGGAGCTGGCGCGGACGCAGCCGATCAGGCTGCTGGAGCTGACGAAGGAGGCCGCCGTCGTCAGCCGCGCCTACGACGGCGTGTACCGGCAGGCGGTGGTGCCGGCCGGCGCGTACGACCTGACGGCGCCGGTGACCACGCTGGCCGTGCCGAACATCCTGGTGACCGGCGCCGACGCCGACGACGCGCTGATCGCCGAGGTCACCGCGACGCTGTTCGAGCGGCGCGCCGCCATCGCCGCGGACGTCGGCGCCGCCGCCCAGTTGAACGGCCGCCGGGCGATCTACACCGGG